The sequence CCTCGATGACGACATAAACGCCGGGGAATTTGTGCTTCTTAACGTTCATTTATCTCACCTCCTTCTGCTTCCCTCTTTGCTTTTCTTTTTCTTCTTCTCTTTTCCTTTAAACTTCTTCCCTTTTTCCTTCTTTTTGAACCTCTTCTTTTTCTTCTCTTTCTTGGGCTTCTCCTTGCGCTTTGGTGGGTTGGGGTATTTCTCCTTGATCTCCTTGATTCTTGCCTCAATCTCCTTCTTGAGCTTCTCAGCTATGTATTCACCGGAGAAGTAATCCACTCTAGCAGCTATTGCCAATTTACCTGCTAAAGCCCTTGCAATTTTACCCCTCTGCCACCATGGGGACTTGTTAATAGCTGGATACTGGTAGATTACCCCGTGCTTTGGCGGCTTTGCACCGCTCCTTAAGTGTCTGAAGAGGGCTTTCTCTGCACCGAGAACTTGAATCGTTGAGGCAGGCATCATTGCGAGTTCTTTTAATCCTCCAGCGAGGCTTATCAGCCTTGCAGCTAATTTTGCCCCTACCAAGGCTTTTAAGTTTGGAGCAACGTCGTCCATTGCTTTGTCTATGTAATCTTCGATCTCACTTCTCAGCTTGTACAGATCGTCAATTTCTTTTGCTAAGTCTTGGATAACCCTAATGTCCTTCTCATCCATCCATGCTCCCATAGTTTTCTCCTTTGCTTCGAGAATCTTTGCTATCTTGTTTTCACTCAATCCAAGGGATTCTAGGTTCTCTTTTGTGATGTTCTCTCTGTGTCCAATGCTCTTAACAAAACTCACGTACTGGGGGTGTTTGGGCAAAAGTTCATCAAGCTCTGGGAAGTGAAGCGAGTACCACTCCCTTAGTCTAGAGACGAGAAGGTTTATGACCTTGTCAATGTCATCTAACGCTTCTATAGCCTGAATTATCATTTTATCCCTTGCACCGCTCTGCTCCTGTATTCTAATTCTAGTTAAAGCCACTCCCACAGTGAAGTATCTCTCGAACCATTCTTTTCCCAAAAACTCCTCCGGGTTTTCTCTGAGCCTCTCTCCGGCTAAGTTGGGGAATTCAAATTCGGATTCGAAGCCGAGTTCCCTCACGTTTCTGCTTAGCTCTGGGTGTTCAAACACAAAATTTGAGTATCCTTTTTCTTTCAATTCTTCCAAGAGGGCAGTGAGGTCTTCTGTAACCTCTCCCTTTAGGAGCCTGTCCAGTGCAGTCTCCGGTTTTTCCGTGAAGATTCTTTTTCCTATTAGGTTGCCTTCTTCATTAAAGGCGTAAATACCTTGCACATTTTCGCTTATGTATGCTTTCATGAGCATCACCTTTTTTATTCTTTGTTGAAGAAGTATAAAAGAGTTGAGCTTTTAAACCTACTCAGTGATATGCTCTTATCGCTAATTGTCGAAAAAACGTTACACATTTACCGAAAGGCTTTTATAATGTACACCCTTAACCTTCGAGAGAACACATTTAAGCTAATCTTTTGGAAAGGTGATGCCCAATGAGAAGACTGCTGAAGCCAATAAAGGATGTCGGAATTGTTGGTTATGGTGCCTATGTACCAATGTATAGAATTAAAAACGAGGAGATCGGAAGGGTTTGGGGAGTAAGCAGCTTCCCCATTCAGGAAAAGTCCGTAAACAATTTGGATGAAGATGCCATAACAATAGGGATTGAAGCGGCAAGAAATGCCCTTAAAAGAGCTCAAATCGACCCAAGAGAAATTAGGGCATTGTGGTTTGGAACCGAATCCAAGCCCTATGCTGTTAAGCCTTCTGCAACCGTTATTGCTGAGGCAATTGGGGCAACTCCGGATTTAGATGCCGCAGATTTCGAATTTGCATGTAAAGCCGGAACTGAAGCCTTGCAAGCAGCTATCGGTTTTGTTGGGAGTGGAATGGCAAAATATGCAATGGCAATTGGTGCCGACACTTCTCAAGGAAGACCTGGTGATCACTTAGAATTTACTGCATCCGCCGGAGGAGCCGCTTATATCGTTGGTGAGAAAAGCTCTGAGACGGTTGCCTATTTTGAGGGAAGCTATTCCTACGTAACCGACACTCCAGATTTCTGGAGAAGACAGCACGAGCACTATCCAAGGCACGGGAATAGGTTCACTGGAGAGCCCGCTTACTTCCACCAGATAATAAGCGCCGCAAAGGGCTTAATGGAAGAGCTGGGCTATTCGCCAAGCGATTTTGACTACGCTGTCTTCCACCAGCCAAACGTTAAGTTTCCGCTAACAGTCGCAAAGATTCTCGGAATCCCCAAAGAAAAAGTCCTTCCGGGATTGTTAAGTGGAATAATAGGAAACACATACAGCGGCGCTACGTTAGTTGGCATTTCAGCGGTTTTGGACATAGCGAAGCCGGGAGACAGGATTCTCTGGGTAAGCTTTGGAAGCGGTGCGGGTAGCGATGCATTCAGCTTAGTGGTGCAGGATGCAATTGAAGAAAAGAGAGACCTAGCGCCAAAGACCATGGATTACGTAAACAGGAAGAAATACATCGATTATGCCTTATATGCAAAGCACAGAGGTAAGTACATCTTGTGAGGTGGTTAAAATGAGGAAGCCAGTGATTATTGGTGTGGGATTGACTCCGGTTGGAGAGCACTGGAGGCTCGCCCTAAGGGATTTAGCCGTTGAAGCTTTGCTCAATGCTATGGAAGATGCAGGCGTTGATAAGGTGGATTCACTTTATGTTGGCAACATGGCTTCTGGTTCATTTGTTGAACAGGAAAACCTTGGGGCATTAATAGCTGATTGGGCAGGTCTTGGCAACATTCCAGCAGTTAAAGTTGAGGCAGCGTGTGCAAGCGGTGGAGCTGCAGTCCAAGAGGGAGTAAAAGCTGTTATGAGCGGTCTTGAAGATGTTGTTGCCGTTGTAGGTGTTGAGAAGATGACCGATGCATGGCCAAGCGACGCTACGAGATATCTTGCCTATGCGGCAGATGCAGAGTGGGAGCTTTTCCATGGTGTGAGCTTTGTAGCATTGAACGCCCTTGCCATGAGGCTCTACATGAAGGAATACGGCTACACTGAGGAAGATTTAGCCCTCTTCGCAGTTAACGCTCACACAAATGGTGCCAAAAACCCATATGCAATGTTCAAAAAGCCAATAACAGTTGAAACCGTTATGAAGAGCCCCTATGTAGCCGATCCACTGAAGCTCTTTGATGCTTCCCCAATAGCCGATGGAGCCGCTGCAGTTATAATAACCACCGAGGAGAAGGCCAAGGAGTTCGTAGATAAAGCGAAGATGGTCGAGGTTGCGGGAATGGGAAGGGCAATTGACACAATAAACCTCGCAAACAGAAAGGAGTTCTTGTTCCTCAGAGCGGCAAAGGTTGCTGCAGAAAGGGCATATAAGATGGCCGGTATTGAAGTTAAAGACATAGACTTCTTCGAGGTTCACGATGCCTTTACCGTAATGGCCGCCTTAAGCCTGGAGTCAATAGGTGCTGCTGAGAGAGGAAAAGGCGCAATGCTTGCAAAAGAAGGGCAGATAGCAATAGATGGCGACTACCCAATTCAAACACTCGGTGGACTAAAAGCTAGAGGACACCCTGTGGGAGCTACGGGAGTTTATCAAACCGTAGAAGCAGTGTGGCAGCTTAGAGGAGAAGCTCCAAACCAAGTGCCTGATGCAGAGATTGGGTTAACCCAAAACATAGGTGGAACGGGTTCAAACATAACCGTAACCATATTGAGGAGGGTTTGAAGATGGGGAGGCCAATGCAGGTTGCCCGTTATTGGAGACACTTTAAAGAGAAATACCGCCTCATTGGAGGTAAATGTAAGAGCTGCGGTCACGTTCACTTTCCAAAGAGACCTGTTTGTCCAGAATGTGGAAGTCAAGAGATAGAGGAGTTCCAGTTCAGTGGAAAGGGCAAAGTGGTAAGCTGGACT comes from Thermococcus litoralis DSM 5473 and encodes:
- a CDS encoding thiolase domain-containing protein — its product is MRKPVIIGVGLTPVGEHWRLALRDLAVEALLNAMEDAGVDKVDSLYVGNMASGSFVEQENLGALIADWAGLGNIPAVKVEAACASGGAAVQEGVKAVMSGLEDVVAVVGVEKMTDAWPSDATRYLAYAADAEWELFHGVSFVALNALAMRLYMKEYGYTEEDLALFAVNAHTNGAKNPYAMFKKPITVETVMKSPYVADPLKLFDASPIADGAAAVIITTEEKAKEFVDKAKMVEVAGMGRAIDTINLANRKEFLFLRAAKVAAERAYKMAGIEVKDIDFFEVHDAFTVMAALSLESIGAAERGKGAMLAKEGQIAIDGDYPIQTLGGLKARGHPVGATGVYQTVEAVWQLRGEAPNQVPDAEIGLTQNIGGTGSNITVTILRRV
- a CDS encoding hydroxymethylglutaryl-CoA synthase; this translates as MRRLLKPIKDVGIVGYGAYVPMYRIKNEEIGRVWGVSSFPIQEKSVNNLDEDAITIGIEAARNALKRAQIDPREIRALWFGTESKPYAVKPSATVIAEAIGATPDLDAADFEFACKAGTEALQAAIGFVGSGMAKYAMAIGADTSQGRPGDHLEFTASAGGAAYIVGEKSSETVAYFEGSYSYVTDTPDFWRRQHEHYPRHGNRFTGEPAYFHQIISAAKGLMEELGYSPSDFDYAVFHQPNVKFPLTVAKILGIPKEKVLPGLLSGIIGNTYSGATLVGISAVLDIAKPGDRILWVSFGSGAGSDAFSLVVQDAIEEKRDLAPKTMDYVNRKKYIDYALYAKHRGKYIL
- a CDS encoding hypothetical protein (functions along with aFIB and aL7a; guides 2'-O-methylation of ribose to specific sites in RNAs), whose product is MKAYISENVQGIYAFNEEGNLIGKRIFTEKPETALDRLLKGEVTEDLTALLEELKEKGYSNFVFEHPELSRNVRELGFESEFEFPNLAGERLRENPEEFLGKEWFERYFTVGVALTRIRIQEQSGARDKMIIQAIEALDDIDKVINLLVSRLREWYSLHFPELDELLPKHPQYVSFVKSIGHRENITKENLESLGLSENKIAKILEAKEKTMGAWMDEKDIRVIQDLAKEIDDLYKLRSEIEDYIDKAMDDVAPNLKALVGAKLAARLISLAGGLKELAMMPASTIQVLGAEKALFRHLRSGAKPPKHGVIYQYPAINKSPWWQRGKIARALAGKLAIAARVDYFSGEYIAEKLKKEIEARIKEIKEKYPNPPKRKEKPKKEKKKKRFKKKEKGKKFKGKEKKKKKSKEGSRRR